The Cellulophaga sp. L1A9 genome window below encodes:
- the ctlX gene encoding citrulline utilization hydrolase CtlX, producing MQVTNTILMIRPVAFRMNEQTAVNNFFQEDLDLKNIEINKKAQVEFDAFVAVLREKGVHIIVVDDTVNPDTPDSIFPNNWVSFHKEGIVGLYPMFAENRRNERREDILDILEEEGFTITDVVDYTSAEEDDFFLEGTGSISLDRANKRAYCALSGRADEELFIEFCEDFDYFPVIFTANQSVDGKRMPIYHTNVMMAVAETFAIICADTIDDKKERKNVLDHLHNDGKEIIRITEQQMHQFAGNMLQVLGADDKRYLVMSSAAYTSLTPEQLKAITAHSEIIHSSLNTIETCGGGSARCMMAEVFLPKK from the coding sequence ATGCAAGTTACCAATACTATTTTAATGATAAGACCAGTTGCTTTTCGCATGAATGAGCAGACGGCTGTAAATAATTTTTTTCAAGAAGATCTTGATCTTAAAAACATAGAAATAAATAAAAAAGCACAGGTAGAATTTGATGCTTTTGTTGCAGTGTTAAGGGAAAAAGGAGTACATATAATAGTGGTGGATGATACGGTGAATCCTGACACTCCAGATTCTATTTTTCCAAACAATTGGGTTTCTTTTCATAAAGAAGGTATTGTTGGTTTGTATCCAATGTTTGCCGAAAATAGAAGAAATGAACGGCGTGAGGATATCTTAGATATTTTAGAGGAAGAAGGTTTTACTATAACTGATGTTGTTGATTATACTTCCGCAGAAGAAGATGATTTTTTTCTAGAAGGAACCGGTAGTATTTCCTTGGACAGAGCGAATAAAAGAGCCTATTGTGCATTGTCCGGCAGAGCAGATGAAGAGTTGTTTATAGAATTCTGTGAGGACTTTGATTATTTTCCAGTGATTTTTACAGCCAATCAATCTGTAGACGGGAAACGTATGCCAATTTACCATACCAATGTAATGATGGCAGTAGCAGAAACATTTGCTATCATTTGTGCAGATACTATTGATGATAAAAAAGAGCGCAAAAATGTTCTAGACCATTTACATAATGACGGTAAAGAAATTATTAGAATTACGGAACAGCAAATGCATCAATTTGCAGGGAATATGCTTCAAGTATTAGGAGCAGACGACAAGCGTTATTTAGTGATGAGTTCTGCTGCTTATACTAGTTTAACACCAGAACAACTAAAAGCCATTACTGCGCATTCTGAAATCATTCATAGTTCATTAAATACTATTGAAACTTG
- a CDS encoding dimethylarginine dimethylaminohydrolase family protein, translated as MLDLNIQDETSKLKAVILGTAESCGPTPKPEEAYDPKSLEHIIAGTYPVEADMIVEMDAFEKVLKKYDVKIYRPKILKDCNQIFSRDIAFVIDDFFFKANILPDREEEYLAIGDVISQIAPDKVIILPEEAHIEGGDVMPWNDYIFIGTYTAENYSHHITARTNKIAVEYIKDFFPNKKVKSFELRKSTNARENALHLDCCFQPIGKDKAILHKNGFLIEEEYQWLVDYFGKENVFEITSDEMYTMFSNVFSISQEVIVSEKNFTRLNTWLREKGFTVEEIAYAEISKQEGLLRCSTMPLIRA; from the coding sequence ATGCTTGATTTGAACATTCAGGATGAAACGTCAAAACTTAAAGCAGTTATTTTAGGAACCGCTGAAAGTTGTGGACCGACTCCAAAACCAGAAGAAGCTTACGATCCAAAATCCTTAGAGCATATTATAGCAGGAACCTATCCTGTTGAAGCAGATATGATAGTAGAAATGGATGCTTTTGAAAAAGTATTAAAGAAGTATGATGTAAAGATATATAGGCCTAAAATTCTGAAAGATTGCAATCAAATATTTTCAAGAGATATTGCTTTTGTTATTGATGATTTCTTTTTTAAAGCTAATATCCTTCCGGATAGAGAAGAAGAGTATTTGGCTATTGGGGATGTTATTTCGCAAATAGCTCCAGATAAGGTAATTATTCTTCCTGAAGAGGCGCATATTGAGGGTGGCGATGTTATGCCTTGGAATGATTATATATTTATAGGTACGTATACTGCTGAAAATTATTCACATCACATTACTGCCAGAACAAATAAAATTGCGGTGGAATATATTAAAGATTTTTTTCCAAATAAAAAGGTCAAATCATTTGAGCTTAGAAAATCAACTAATGCACGTGAAAATGCATTGCACTTAGACTGTTGTTTTCAACCTATAGGAAAAGATAAGGCCATCTTACATAAAAATGGTTTTCTGATTGAAGAAGAGTACCAGTGGTTGGTAGATTATTTTGGAAAAGAAAACGTTTTTGAAATTACTAGTGATGAAATGTATACGATGTTTAGTAATGTATTTTCAATTTCTCAAGAGGTTATTGTTTCAGAAAAGAACTTTACTAGATTAAATACATGGTTAAGAGAAAAAGGCTTCACGGTAGAAGAAATAGCGTATGCTGAAATTTCTAAACAAGAAGGCCTGTTGCGTTGTAGTACAATGCCATTAATTAGAGCATAA
- a CDS encoding citrate synthase, which yields MSDKAILEYQGKKFEFPVIKGTENELAIDIKSLRASTGMITIDPGYKNTGSCESAITFLDGEKGILRYRGYSIEELAEKADFLEVAYLLIFGELPNNEQLEKFHSDIKSESHVDEEMKKILDGFPKSAHPMGVLSSLTSALIAFNPTSVNVSSEKEMYWAIVRIMAKFPVLVAWTLRKKKGLPLDYGDDSLGYVENIHKMMFKKPNQEYKKDKTIIDALDKLLILHADHEQNCSTSTVRIVGSSHAGLFASLSAGISALWGPLHGGANQAVLEMLEAIEADGGDTKKYMAKAKDKEDAFRLMGFGHRVYKNFDPRAKIIKKSADEVLGDLGIEDPILSIAQGLEKEALEDQYFVDRKLYPNVDFYSGIIYRALGIPTEMFTVMFALGRLPGWIAQWREMRLNGEPIGRPRQVYVGENLRSFIPVEKR from the coding sequence ATGTCAGACAAAGCTATATTAGAATACCAAGGGAAAAAATTTGAATTCCCCGTAATTAAAGGTACAGAGAATGAATTAGCAATAGATATTAAAAGTTTAAGAGCATCAACTGGAATGATTACGATTGATCCAGGGTATAAAAATACTGGCTCTTGTGAAAGTGCTATAACATTCTTAGATGGTGAGAAAGGAATATTGCGTTACCGAGGATATTCAATTGAAGAATTAGCTGAAAAAGCAGACTTTTTAGAAGTTGCTTATTTATTAATATTCGGGGAACTTCCAAATAACGAACAGTTAGAGAAATTTCATTCAGATATAAAATCTGAATCTCATGTAGATGAGGAAATGAAAAAGATCTTAGATGGTTTTCCTAAGTCGGCACATCCAATGGGTGTATTGTCTTCTTTAACGAGTGCATTGATTGCCTTTAATCCAACTTCTGTGAACGTAAGTTCAGAGAAAGAAATGTATTGGGCAATTGTTCGTATCATGGCTAAGTTTCCAGTGCTAGTGGCATGGACTTTACGTAAGAAAAAAGGATTGCCATTAGATTACGGTGATGATTCTTTAGGATATGTTGAGAATATTCATAAAATGATGTTCAAGAAACCAAATCAAGAATATAAAAAAGACAAAACAATAATTGATGCATTAGATAAACTTCTAATATTACATGCAGATCACGAGCAAAATTGTTCAACATCTACAGTGCGTATAGTAGGTTCTTCTCATGCGGGATTATTCGCTTCTTTATCTGCTGGTATCTCTGCATTATGGGGTCCACTTCATGGTGGTGCTAATCAAGCAGTTTTAGAAATGTTAGAAGCGATTGAGGCTGATGGCGGTGATACTAAAAAGTACATGGCTAAAGCTAAAGATAAAGAAGATGCATTTAGATTAATGGGCTTTGGACATAGAGTATATAAAAACTTTGATCCACGCGCTAAAATCATTAAGAAATCTGCTGATGAAGTTTTAGGTGATTTAGGTATTGAAGATCCAATTTTATCTATTGCGCAAGGATTAGAAAAAGAAGCATTAGAAGATCAATATTTTGTGGATAGAAAACTCTATCCTAACGTAGATTTTTATTCAGGAATTATCTACAGAGCGCTGGGTATCCCAACTGAAATGTTTACAGTAATGTTTGCATTAGGTAGACTTCCTGGTTGGATCGCTCAATGGAGAGAAATGAGATTAAATGGTGAGCCAATTGGTCGTCCAAGACAAGTTTATGTTGGAGAAAATCTAAGGTCTTTTATTCCTGTAGAGAAAAGATAA